One Solanum lycopersicum chromosome 4, SLM_r2.1 DNA window includes the following coding sequences:
- the LOC101262611 gene encoding probable alpha,alpha-trehalose-phosphate synthase [UDP-forming] 9 — protein sequence MASRSSANFFDLASEDILDIHQTPRALPRMMTVPGIISDGCRSNDGDSDSMSSACHERKIIVANMLPLHAQRDTTAEKWCFSLDEDSLLLQLKDGFSPETEVIYVGSLKVDVEPSEQEEVTQRLLEEYKCVPTFLPCEIQEKFYHGFCKQQLWPLFHYMLPMCPDHADRFDRQLWQSYVSANKLFADKVMEVVNPEDDYIWVQDYHLMVLPTFLRKRYHRVKLGFFLHSPFPSSEIYRTLPVRDEILKGLLNCDLIGFHTFDYARHFLSCCSRMLGLDYESKRGHIGLDYFGRTVYIKILPVGIHMGRLESVLNRSSTFAKAKEVQEQFKGKKVILGVDDMDIFKGISLKLLAFEHLLQQQEDLQGKLVLVQIVNPARSSGKDVQEAKRETYSTAERINEIYGTSNYEPVILIDRPVARYEKTAYYAVAECCIVNAVRDGMNLVPYKYIVCRQGSPGMDEAMGIKVDSPRTSMLVVSEFIGCSPSLSGAIRVNPWDIEAVAEALNVAITMTNSEKELRHEKHHRYVSSHDVAYWARSFMQDLERACQDHYSKRCWGIGLGLGFRVIALSPSFRKLSLDHIVSSYRRTQRRAIFLDYDGTVVPQSCMVKAPSAEVISLLNALINDPKNTVYIVSGRGRTSLCEWLAPCERLGIAAEHGYFIRDCKTSEWDHLDSDLEWKEIAEPVMQLYTEATDGSYIESKESALVWHHYDADPDFGSCQAKELLDHLESVLANEPAVVKRGQHIVEVKPQGVTKGLVAAKVLSMMIDGGKPPDFVMCIGDDRSDEDMFESILSTISSSSVNAAPDIFACTVGQKPSKAKYYLDDTADVLKLLGGLANASNPKPMDTAQFQLAFGSVI from the exons ATGGCATCAAGATCTAGTGCAAACTTTTTCGACTTGGCATCTGAGGACATACTGGATATACATCAGACTCCTAGAGCACTTCCGCGTATGATGACTGTTCCCGGGATAATTTCTGATGGCTGTCGCAGCAATGATGGCGATTCAGATAGTATGTCATCTGCTTGTCATGAGCGAAAGATTATTGTTGCAAACATGCTGCCTTTGCATGCTCAAAGGGATACAACAGCTGAAAAGTGGTGCTTTAGTTTGGACGAGGATTCACTTTTATTACAACTGAAGGATGGGTTTTCACCTGAAACTGAGGTTATCTATGTGGGTTCTCTCAAGGTAGATGTAGAGCCCAGTGAACAGGAGGAAGTTACACAGCGATTACTTGAGGAGTACAAGTGTGTGCCTACCTTTCTACCTTGTGAAATCCAGGAAAAGTTTTATCATGGTTTCTGTAAGCAACAACTGTGGCCTCTTTTTCACTACATGCTCCCAATGTGCCCAGACCATGCAGATCGTTTTGACCGTCAGCTGTGGCAATCTTATGTCTCAGCAAACAAGTTATTTGCTGATAAGGTTATGGAAGTGGTTAATCCCGAGGATGATTATATCTGGGTTCAAGATTACCACCTCATGGTTCTTCCCACATTCTTAAGAAAGAGGTACCATAGAGTGAAGCTTGGGTTCTTTCTTCATAGCCCATTCCCATCATCAGAAATTTACCGGACTCTCCCAGTTAGGGATGAAATTCTAAAAGGATTATTAAACTGCGACCTGATTGGTTTTCATACTTTTGATTATGCACGTCATTTTCTGTCATGCTGTAGTAGAATGCTAGGTCTAGATTATGAATCTAAGCGAGGTCACATCGGACTTGATTATTTTGGTCGTACAGTTTACATTAAAATTCTTCCAGTAGGCATACATATGGGTCGACTTGAGTCTGTGTTGAATCGTTCTTCTACATTTGCTAAAGCTAAAGAAGTTCAAGAGCAGTTCAAAGGGAAGAAAGTCATTCTTGGTGTGGATGATATGGATATCTTTAAAGGTATTAGTTTGAAATTACTAGCTTTTGAACACCTTCTACAGCAGCAAGAGGATTTGCAGGGTAAACTTGTTCTTGTCCAAATAGTAAATCCTGCTCGTAGCTCTGGAAAGGATGTTCAGGAAGCAAAGAGGGAGACATATTCAACTGCCGAGAGAATCAATGAAATTTATGGTACTTCTAATTATGAGCCTGTAATTTTGATTGATCGTCCTGTTGCTCGATATGAGAAGACCGCATACTATGCTGTTGCTGAATGTTGCATAGTCAATGCAGTGAGGGATGGGATGAACTTAGTGCCTTACAAGTATATTGTCTGTAGGCAGGGCTCTCCTGGTATGGACGAAGCTATGGGTATCAAAGTTGATTCTCCTAGAACTAGCATGCTTGTTGTGTCAGAATTTATTGGTTGCTCACCATCGTTGAGTGGGGCAATTAGGGTAAATCCATGGGATATTGAAGCTGTGGCTGAGGCTTTAAATGTTGCCATTACAATGACGAATTCTGAGAAAGAACTACGTCATGAGAAGCACCACCGCTATGTGAGCTCTCACGATGTAGCTTATTGGGCTCGTAGTTTCATGCAAGATTTGGAGAGAGCATGCCAAGATCACTATAGTAAGCGTTGCTGGGGCATTGGCCTGGGCCTAGGTTTTAGAGTTATTGCACTTTCACCAAGCTTTAGAAAGTTGTCCTTAGATCACATTGTTTCCTCATACAGGAGGACTCAGAGAAGGGCTATATTTTTGGACTATGACGGTACTGTTGTACCTCAGTCATGTATGGTTAAAGCTCCAAGTGCCGAAGTTATTTCTCTTTTGAATGCTCTAATTAATGACCCTAAAAACACCGTGTATATAGTTAGTGGCAGAGGAAGGACTTCATTATGTGAGTGGCTTGCACCATGCGAAAGGCTTGGAATAGCTGCTGAACATGGGTACTTCATAAG GGATTGTAAAACTTCTGAATGGGATCATTTAGATTCTGATCTTGAATGGAAAGAAATTGCGGAACCTGTGATGCAACTTTACACAGAAGCAACTGATGGATCATATATAGAATCTAAAGAGAGTGCATTGGTGTGGCACCATTATGATGCAGACCCTGACTTCGGCTCCTGTCAGGCAAAGGAATTGTTGGATCATTTGGAAAGTGTACTTGCAAATGAACCTGCAGTTGTTAAGAGGGGTCAACATATTGTTGAAGTCAAGCCGCAA GGTGTTACCAAAGGATTAGTTGCTGCGAAAGTTCTCTCTATGATGATTGATGGGGGGAAACCGCCTGATTTTGTGATGTGCATTGGAGATGACAGGTCGGATGAAGACATGTTTGAGAGCATATTAAGCACTATTTCCAGTTCGTCGGTCAATGCTGCCCCTGACATCTTTGCCTGCACCGTGGGGCAGAAGCCAAGCAAAGCCAAGTATTACCTTGATGATACTGCTGATGTTCTTAAACTTCTTGGAGGTCTTGCTAATGCTTCTAATCCAAAGCCAATGGATACTGCTCAATTCCAGCTTGCCTTTGGTTCTGTTATTTGA